The Candidatus Synechococcus calcipolaris G9 nucleotide sequence TCCCTTTTCGGCATAGTGTTTATGACAAATCATTTCTGAATGAATACTGGCTAGGTCAAAGTAGGCCGGGGGATGTTTACAGCGACCAGTGGCAATAATTTCCGTATCTCGGGGTTTGCGTAGAAACGTTTGCAAAATTGGCTCGACGGGCAATAGCTCTAGATCAACGGTGGGGTTGAGTTCATCTAAAATAATTGTTTTATACATCCCGGAGGCAATGGCGGCCCGAGCAATTTCCCAACCTCGTTCTGCTTCAATGTAGTCAAGTTCCTGCTGTTGACCCCGCCAAACAATGGCATCCCGACCACAGCGTTGGTGATCCACTAAATTGGGATAGCTTTCCTTGAGGGCGGCGATCGCTGCATCTTCTGTATAGCCTTTCCCCCCTTTGAGCCACTGCATAATTAAGACCCGATGGGACTGATCTCGACTAATGCCTTTGCCGATCGCCTGTAAAGCTTTGCCGAGGGCACTGGTCGATTTACCCTTACCATCTCCCGTATAGATTTCAATCCCTTCTATGCCCCGATCTATCGCCGTGGGGTGGAAATGGGGTTTCATTTCTGAGTGGAGATCGGCAATATTCAACAGGCTTTGGGGGGTACCGCGCCCCGTGGAGATGATTTCTAAATGCTCCGGTTTGCGGCGGAGAACATTCACCACGTCATGAATATCTAGGAGTCCCAAATCTAAAACTGGATTGAGTTCATCTAAAACAATGACTGAATATAACCCTGAGGCGATCGCCCCCTTGGCAATATCCCAACCCCGCTGGGCTTCCTGGCGATCAAACTTAGTGATCTGATCCGCATTGAAAAAATCAGCCCGCCCGGTTCGTACCTGATCAATCAAGTGGGGAAATCCCCGCTGGAGGGCTTCGATCGCTGCATCTTCGGCATAGGTACGGCCGGGCCCCTTCAGGAATCGCAGTAATAACACTCGTGTTGGCCAAGCAGAGGCAATTCCTAAGCCAATGGAGCGAAGTACCACCCCTAGGGCTGCCTGGGATTTTCCTTTGCCAGCCCCATCGTAGATATGAAGTTGACCCATCATCCGTTCGGGACGAATCTGGGCCGTTTGAATACCGATACCTGGGCGTGTCATAAAGCTGTGGGATGAAGTTAGGGGAAAACCAAGGGCAAAGGCTGTGAAGAGATTATATCCTGTTCAAGGGATGCCCCGTCCCTACTCTCCATCGATTTAGGCTAAAGAGCACCTCGAAAAATTGCTCGATCTGCTAAAAATAGAGGCTGAAACCATTAAAATCTCGTTTGCGATCGCCCTAGATTTTGAATTAATCGGGGTGCCCGTTTAAGGCAATGAAGGATCAAGCTTTTAACGAAGTTTAAGAAAAGAGGGATATTCCCTTTCCGCCAAGATCGCTCATAGAAAGACCCCCAAGCCAAAGGGCCTAGGGGTGAGAGTTCATTTATCTTATTTGACTGAAATGACCTAGATGATCTAGGCGATCGCCGCCATTTTTACCTCATTGGTATCGAGGATCTCCTGGAGTTCTTCGGCATCAATGGTTTCTTTTTCAACGAGAACGTTAGCGATTTTATCCAGCACATGGCGGTTCCCCACTAGGACTTCCTTGGCGCGACGGTAGGCCTGATCCACCAGATTACGAACTTCATCATCAATGGTGGCGGCAGTTTCCTCGGAAAAGTCGCGCTCGGCCATAATGTCGCGACCCAGGAACACATTCCCATTTTGACGACCCAGGGCAACAGGCCCTAGGCGATCGCTCATGCCAAACCGAGTCACCATTTGCCGGGCCACCCGGGCCACTTGTTGCAGGTCATTGGAGGCCCCCGTCGTGACTTCTTCCTCACCAAAGATAATTTCTTCGGCAATGCGGCCACCCAGGGCAACGGCCATTTGATTTTGCAGATAGGCCCGACTATATAGCCCCGAATCCATCTGATCTTCGTTGGGGGTAAACCAGGTCAAGCCACCGGCCCGGCCGCGGGGAATAATACTCACCTTTTGCACTGGGTCATAATCCGGCATTAGGGCCCCCACGAGGGCATGGCCCGCTTCATGGTAAGCCACTAGGGTTTTACGGCGATCGCTCATCATCCGATCTTTTTTCTCAGGGCCGGCGAGGACGCGATCGATGGCATCATTGATTTCGTCCATGGAAATTTCAGTTAAATTCCGCCGCGCCGCTAGGATCGCTGCTTCATTGAGCAAATTGGAAAGATCCGCCCCCGTAAAGCCAGGACTGCGCCGGGCAATTTTATCCAGGTCTACATCCTTGGCCAGGGTTTTGCCCCGGGCATGAACTTTGAGAATTTCTAGGCGGCCCTTATAATCGGGGCGATCCACCACCACTTGGCGATCGAAACGACCGGGACGAAGTAGTGCAGAGTCTAAAACATCCGGGCGGTTGGTGGCTGCAATAATAATGATGCCCGTATTCCCTTCAAAGCCATCCATTTCCGTGAGGAGTTGGTTCAGGGTTTGCTCCCGCTCGTCATTACCACCGCCGAGGCCCGCACCCCGCTGCCGACCCACCGCGTCAATTTCATCAATAAAGACAATACAGGGGGCATTGGACTTCGCCTGTTCAAACAGGTCCCGCACCCGAGATGCACCAACCCCGACAAACATTTCCACAAATTCCGAGCCGGAAATAGAGAAGAACGGTACCCCTGCTTCCCCAGCAACGGCACGGGCTAAAAGGGTTTTCCCAGTTCCAGGGGGCCCAACTAATAACACTCCCTTAGGAATTTTTGCGCCAATTTCCGTGAAGCGATCGGCAAATTTCAGGAATTCCACCACTTCGCCTAATTCCAGTTTGGCCTGATCAATACCGGCCACATCATTGAACGTCACTTGGGTTTGGGGTTCCATTTGCACCCGCGCCCGCGACTTACCAAAATTCATGGCCTGGTTGCCTGGGCCAGACTGGGCCCGCCGCAACAGAAAGAAGAGTAAGACCAACAGGCCCACCGGCACTAAAAGACTACTCAATGCCCGGAACCAAAAACCATCATTACTCTGGGGTAAGACGGAAATATCCACATTATTAGCACTGAGGATATTCAAAAGTTCCGGATCATTGGGCAAATTCACCAATACCTGGGAACCATCTTGGGTCTGGGCCTGGGCTTGAGCCCGATCGGGGCTGATCTTGACCTTGGCGACATTATGATTTTGAACTTCTTCAATCAGTTGGCTATAACGCCAGGTTTGCTTCGTTGGGGGTTGGCGATCGAAGAAGGCCGTGGCCAGTGCCAGCACCACAATTGCTAAAAGTACGTATAATCCTGCGTTTCGCCATTGTTTATTCACCGAACGCCATCCTCCCGCTGCAAAAATGAAGATTGTTTTACATAAGTTAATATTAACTCATTCTCTAAAATCCCTGGTCTGTCGGCCCCAACGTTTAGAATGTTTCTATCATTGTAGGTATTGTTAGGCTGCCACGGAATGCTGGATGGGAGATGCTAGATTTAGACGGCTGCTACAGACTACTGGAGCTAGACGTAGGGGCAACCCTGGCGGAGGTGAATCAGGCCTATAAGGATCTGGTCTTTATTTGGCATCCCGATCGCATCCCTAAGGATAATACCCGCTTAATCGAAAAAGCCCAGGAAAAAATCAAGCTCATTAACCAAGCACGGGAGCATTTGCGATCGCATCTGCGGAATCGCACCTCTGAACCCACAAAAGCAACGGCCGGTTATCGTCGTCAATATCACCATAGCTATCAAAGTTACCAACCCCGCCAAACCCACTCCTATCAGCAAACGTCCCAAGGATCACAAACCTCCCAATCCTCCCAGGGGCGATCGCCGGATCATAGCTATACCTCTAATCCCTACGCCTATCGCAGTTATACCCAGCCCAATCGAGAAACGACAAATCATTCAGCATCCGATCGCCCCAGGTCAAGTCAATCGACTCAACCCCCACCCCGTCAAACAGATCCCTTCCATCGTCAGTCCCCAACGGATCAAAATACCTATCGCAGTTCATCCGCCTACACCGATCCTTCTGCGGGGCCCCGGCAAAATAAAGGCAAGGATCTGACGGGGGTCAACCTAAGGGGTGCAAATCTCAGTGAAAAGGATTTTGAAGGGCGCAATCTTAGTCATGCGGATTTAACAGGAGCCGACCTGAGTGATGCTTTTTTACATCGGGTCAACCTACACCGAGCTAACTTGCATCAAGCCAACTTATTTCGGGCCAACCTGCTCCATGCGGATCTCAGCTACGCCGATCTAAGAGAGGCAAATTTAGTTGGGGCTGATTTGAGTGGGGCGGATCTGCGGGGAGCGGATCTACGAGGGGCAAAGGTAGGTCAGGGCAATCGTATTTTAGTGAAGCTAACGGGGGCCCACCTGCATGGGGCGATTATGCCCGATGGCCATGTTCACGAGTAAGATTTCAGCTTTAAGTTTTAATATCGAAAAAATAATTATGATTCC carries:
- a CDS encoding cob(I)yrinic acid a,c-diamide adenosyltransferase, with protein sequence MTRPGIGIQTAQIRPERMMGQLHIYDGAGKGKSQAALGVVLRSIGLGIASAWPTRVLLLRFLKGPGRTYAEDAAIEALQRGFPHLIDQVRTGRADFFNADQITKFDRQEAQRGWDIAKGAIASGLYSVIVLDELNPVLDLGLLDIHDVVNVLRRKPEHLEIISTGRGTPQSLLNIADLHSEMKPHFHPTAIDRGIEGIEIYTGDGKGKSTSALGKALQAIGKGISRDQSHRVLIMQWLKGGKGYTEDAAIAALKESYPNLVDHQRCGRDAIVWRGQQQELDYIEAERGWEIARAAIASGMYKTIILDELNPTVDLELLPVEPILQTFLRKPRDTEIIATGRCKHPPAYFDLASIHSEMICHKHYAEKGIDLKRGVDY
- the ftsH3 gene encoding ATP-dependent zinc metalloprotease FtsH3, with the protein product MNKQWRNAGLYVLLAIVVLALATAFFDRQPPTKQTWRYSQLIEEVQNHNVAKVKISPDRAQAQAQTQDGSQVLVNLPNDPELLNILSANNVDISVLPQSNDGFWFRALSSLLVPVGLLVLLFFLLRRAQSGPGNQAMNFGKSRARVQMEPQTQVTFNDVAGIDQAKLELGEVVEFLKFADRFTEIGAKIPKGVLLVGPPGTGKTLLARAVAGEAGVPFFSISGSEFVEMFVGVGASRVRDLFEQAKSNAPCIVFIDEIDAVGRQRGAGLGGGNDEREQTLNQLLTEMDGFEGNTGIIIIAATNRPDVLDSALLRPGRFDRQVVVDRPDYKGRLEILKVHARGKTLAKDVDLDKIARRSPGFTGADLSNLLNEAAILAARRNLTEISMDEINDAIDRVLAGPEKKDRMMSDRRKTLVAYHEAGHALVGALMPDYDPVQKVSIIPRGRAGGLTWFTPNEDQMDSGLYSRAYLQNQMAVALGGRIAEEIIFGEEEVTTGASNDLQQVARVARQMVTRFGMSDRLGPVALGRQNGNVFLGRDIMAERDFSEETAATIDDEVRNLVDQAYRRAKEVLVGNRHVLDKIANVLVEKETIDAEELQEILDTNEVKMAAIA
- a CDS encoding pentapeptide repeat-containing protein, yielding MLDLDGCYRLLELDVGATLAEVNQAYKDLVFIWHPDRIPKDNTRLIEKAQEKIKLINQAREHLRSHLRNRTSEPTKATAGYRRQYHHSYQSYQPRQTHSYQQTSQGSQTSQSSQGRSPDHSYTSNPYAYRSYTQPNRETTNHSASDRPRSSQSTQPPPRQTDPFHRQSPTDQNTYRSSSAYTDPSAGPRQNKGKDLTGVNLRGANLSEKDFEGRNLSHADLTGADLSDAFLHRVNLHRANLHQANLFRANLLHADLSYADLREANLVGADLSGADLRGADLRGAKVGQGNRILVKLTGAHLHGAIMPDGHVHE